The Candidatus Omnitrophota bacterium region CAGATACGGCTGGTAATCTGCGGCATGTCCTCTGCCGGACGGCCCAAGCTAAAGACCTCAAAACCGCGCAGCTCCGGAACCTGAAAATAGGCGCGGTCCACATCCCCGGTTTTATTCAGGAAGATATCGATCTTTCCATGCCCTTCCAAACGGGTAATGGGATCGATGACGATCCTTCTCTTAGCCATATAGTCTGCGTTGGCATTCTTCTGGGCTTGATCCCAGGTGGATTGAACACTCTTGTCCATCAGTTTCTCCTCCGCGAGTTATTCGCCGGCTGTGACCTTCCTGCGGAGCAGACACTTGCTCAGTCCGTACCGGTAGAATGTGCCGACTGGATCCGGAATACCGTCCAGCACCCTATCAATTTCGTTTTCTTCCTTAGCCGCCATATTGGAGGAAACGGAAGAAAGCATCTTCGCACCCTGGTCCTTGACCCTGGAAGTCGGACCAAAGCAACCGGTGCAAGGCATGTTCCCGTTAATACATAAGGCCTCGCATCCGCCGCGTGTCGCCGGCCCCATACAGATAAAGCCCTGGGCCAACAAACACAGCTCAGGATCGATCCTATGCAAATGCGGACGCTTGAATTCGGTAAAGCTCACATCCGTGGGCTTGGAGTCCTTGCGCGGGCATTCATCGCAAAGCGCGATGTCCGGCGCAAGGACCGTGCCCTTGGGCGGAAGTTCCCCGGACAAGAGCACGAGCAAGGCCTCCTTCAGAAGCTTGGGCGTAGGAGCGCAGCCGGGCAGATAATAATCCACGTCCACCACTTGGTCCAGGGAGCGCACCACATTGCGGAACTCCGGCAGCGTGGGGTTGCGGCCCTCGTCCTCGGTTACAGGCTGAGGCCGGGTGCCCTCCTTGTTCACAACACTCGGGGCATCGTGATACACATACTGAAGGACTTCTTCCCTGGAAAACTCATTGGTCAGCGCCGGAATCCCGCCCAGATGAGAGCAAGCCCCGTACGCAATCAGCACCTGGCTCTTGCGGCGCAGCAGTTGGACCATCTCTTCCTGCTCCGAGGTGCGGATGGCGCCGTTGACCAGAGTCGCCAGGATCGATTTGTCCGGCATGGCCACGACATCGGCTTTCTTAAAGTCCATGGCCACAGGCCAGAACACGATATCCACCTTGTCCAGGACCATCAAAATGTCTTCGGCCAAATCCACAACAGACTCTTCACATCCGCCGCAGGAGGCGCACCAATAGAAGGCAACTTTGGGTTTCTCCGGATTAGCTGACATCGGCCTTCACCTCCTCCTCTTCCTCCAACACTTCGGAATCCCACTCTTTAAACTGCTGAGGCAAGCCGAGGGGCCCGAGCTTCTTGATCTGATCGACCATCTCGTTGACCACCCGTTGTACCTTCTCGCCTTCGGAAGCGGAGATCCATTCCAGCCTGAAGCGCTCTTGCTCAATACCCATGCTCTTGAGCAAGCGGTTCAAAAGGCGTACCCGGCGAAGGGCCTTGTAGTTGCCCTCAATATAATGGCAATCACCCGGGTGGCAGCCGCCGATGAGCACTCCGTCCGCGCCCTTGGCAAAGGCCTCCATGACAAACTGAGGATCAATACGCCCGGAGCACATAACGCGGATGATCCGGACGTTGGCGGCATATTTCATACGCGAAACCCCTGCAAGGTCGGCGGCCGTATACGTACACCAGTTGCAGAAGAAAGCGACAATCTTCGGTTCCCATTGATCAGACATCGGCCAATACCCCCTCGATTTCGCTGTAGATCTCCGCATCCTCAAACAGGTTCTGTGAAATCGAACCCGAAGGACAAGAGGCCACACAAGTTCCGCAGCCCTTACACAGTGCCTCATTGATCACGGCCTTGAGGCTACCCGCATCAAAACTTATCGCCGTGTACGGACAGAGCGGAATACAGGACTTGCAGCCCGAGCACTCCTTCTCATCGATATAGGCGGTGTTGGGTTCCAATTCCACATACCCCTTATCAATGAGCGCCATGACCTGGGCTGCGGCTGAACCCGCTTGCGCCACGGTGTCGGGAATATCCTTGGGGCCCTGGCACCCGCCGGCAATGAAGATGCCGTCCGTAAAGGTGTCCACCGGCGCAAGCTTGGGGTGCCTCTCCAAAAACCATCCCTCGGTTGCGCAAGAAATGTTGAACATCTTGCGCACCTCTTGAGCATCCGGTCGAGGCTCCAGACCCACGGCCAGCACAGCCATATCCACAGGGATACGGCGCACAAATCCGCTGAGTGTGTCCTCCACGCGGATAATCAGCTTGCCTTCCTCTTCAGGAGACACGATCCAGTCCGCGATTTCGGAGACACGCCCGCGAATAAAGTGAACGCCTTCACCCTGCAAACGGTCGTAAAACTCTTCATATCCCTTGCCCGGTGTCCGTATATCAATGTAGAAGTTATACACCTCCGCACCGGTATGTTCCTTGATTAGATGCGCCAGTTTGAGGGAATACATGCAGCAGACTCGCGAACACCACTTATTGGATTTCTCGTCTCGAGAACCCACACAGTGGATGATGCCCACCGTTTTCGGTTTATTTCCGTCCCGGCACACCACATGGCCGCCGGTCGGGCCCGAAGAATTGATCAATCGCTCGATTTCAAGCCCTGTGTAAACATTTTCGAGACGGCCGTATCCGTACTCCGGAGAACGCGCCGGATCATATGTTTTAAAGCCTGTGGCCAGGATGATATTGCCGACCTCGATCTCTTCGATCTTTTCTTTTTGGCTGAAATCAATCGCATTGCGGTCGCCGCAGATCTCCACACAAGTCTTCTTGCATTTCCCGGTCTTGACCTCGATACAGGTGTCCGGATCAATGGTGACAATCTGAGGGGTGGCCTGCGGAAAAGGAATGTACACGGGCTTGCGCTTGCTCAAACCCAGATTGAACTCGTCCTCGAACTTGGCCTCTTTGAAGACGCAAACGTCGATACAGTCCATACAGCCCACACACGCATCTTCCACAATATAGCGAGGCTTGCGTTTGACCTTGACCTTAAAGTTGCCGACAAAGCCGTCGACTTCTGCGACCTCGGAGTATGTCCAGAGCGTGATATTCGGATGCGACTTCACCTTGGACATCTTGGGCGTAAGGATACAGGCCGAACAATCCAGGGTGGGAAAGGTCTTGTCAAACTGGGCCATGTGGCCGCCGATGGTGGGCTCTCGCTCCACGAGATAGACCTTCTTGCCCGCCTCAGCCAAGGTGAGCGCCGCGTGGATCCCGGCAATTCCGCCGCCCACAACCAGCACCTTGGGATCCACAGACACACGCTTGCGCTCCAAAGCTTCGTGAAAAACAATGCGGTATACAGCCGCGCGCACCAAGTCCTTGCTCTTCGCGGTCGCGCTTGCCTTGTCCTCGTGAACCCATGCCCCATGCTCGCGGATATTGACCATGTGAAAGTAGTAGGGGTTCAGCCCGCCCTTGGCGACTGCGTTGCGGAAAGTATCCTCATGCAAGAGAGGAGAGCAGGCCGAAACCACAATGCGGTTGAGCTTGTGCTCCTTGATGGCTGCGGCAATAAATTCTTGCCCCGGATCCGAACACATGTATTTGTATTCAGTGGAAAATGCCACGCCCGGAAGGGTGCCCGCGTACTCACAGACATCATGAACATCCACCTTAGAGGCGATATTGGTACCACAATGACAAACGAAGACGCCGATACGAGGTTCATCTGCTCCTGTGGGCGGTTCCGTTAAACGATTAGACATGGCCCACCTCCCTCTTATCCAAAGTTGGAAATACATGGACAAGGTTGCGCGTAAGGCCCACCTTTTGGGCCGATAGACCAAGCGCCAAACCCATAACCTGTGTGAAATACAGGATGGGAATGGCGAGGTCTTCTTTATAACGCTTGGACACTTCGTCCTGATAGCTTTCAAGATTGAACTGGCACAAGGGACAGATCGTAACAATCACGTCCGCACCGCGCCGCTTGGCTTCCTTTAACAGGATGTAGACCAGGCGCAGCCCGACCTCGGGCAAAGACCCGGTCTGGCTGCCGCTGCAGCAACGCGTTTTCAAGGGATAATCCACCACATCCGCGCCCAGCACATCGAGCAGTTGGTCCATGCTGGTGGGGTTGCGCTGGGAATCAAAAGCCGCATAGGGCCGGACAATCTGGCAGCCGTAGTATGGGGCTACCTTTAAATCCTTGAGAGGAGTCTTGACCGCATCCTTTATCCTTGAAAGCCCGATATCGTTGACAAAGACATCCAGCGGGTGGCGAACCTTGAGAGAGCCTCCGTACTTGAGACCCCCGGCAGCCAGAGCCTTGTCTGTTTTTTCTTTGACCTGGGGATACTCCTCGATATACTTATTGGCCTTGTTCAGGGAAAGATAGCAGGCATTGCAAGGAACCACGACATCCGTAGCCCCTTCCCTTTCAGCCAAAGCCAAGTTACGGCCGGCCAAGCCGAAAGCCATGCTCTCATCCACACCCATATAAGCTGTGGCGCCGCAACAGTTCCAATCATCAATTTCATTGGCCTCAACACCCATTGTCTCGAAAATCGCGAGGACCGATTCCTCATAGGCTTTGCCGGTCCCTTTCAAGGAGCAACCGGGATAGTAAGAATATTTCATGAGGTCGATACCCCCTTTCTATCCGAGCTGGCGTCCATAACTGCCTGCAGCTCCTTAATGCGCTTCACAGACTCGGGTTTGTAATCCATGCGCCCGGTGCGAATCAGCCGCAGGCCCATTTTGCTCATTGTGAAAATGCGCAACAGGTTGGTCTTCAGCATGAAGATCATCATCAGCCGGCTCTCGGTGATGCGGCCTTTGGCGCGGACCATTTTGTAGAATTCCTTGCCCAGGATGGGGATAGCGAAGCGTCTGGGGTAAACCCGCTCCTGAATGGCTTTGCGCTTCAAGGCGTACATCACGTCCGTGACCTTGATGAGTTTTGGACATTCCGTGGTGCAGGAGTAGCAGCTGGTGCAAAGCCAGATCGTTTTGCTGCGCAGGACCTCGTCCTTGAAACCCTGGCGCGCCATGTTGATAAGGCGCCTTGGAGTGTAATCCATGTAATGAGAAACAGGGCAAGTAGAGCTACAGATACCGCACTGGATGCAGTTTCGAATACGCTCGCTGCCCACGACGCCCGTGATCCACTCGGAAAAATCGTGGTCTCTCTCGGACTCGTATTTCATGCTCTTGGGGGTCGTCATGAGCCCTCCTCGGTATTGCCGCAGCCCTAAAGCGGTGCTGTACTGCGTGCTTAGAGAACCGGACTATGGAAATAAGACCAAATCTTACCTATTTCGGAAATTCGGAACCAGATATGTAGGACCTATTTGACGATTTCTTGAGCTAGACTTCTATGCGCCACGTCATATAGTTTACCTTATTTTTGAGGAGATGGAGTAATTTCGTGAGATTCTGGAGCAGGCGGGCAGAATTCCCGGGCAATCTTACCGATTCCGTCAAAACATGACTACCATCATAAGATCATATTTAGGTGCCAGGCACTGGTGCCAGGCACCGGTGCCTGACACCAAAGATTAGGCGGCGACCGGAGTGTTTTTGGTCAGGAGTTCATTGACCTTGGTCATGACCGCAAAGGCATCAGCCACATACAACACATCAGCCTTGCCGTGGGCCCATCCGCAATTGGGGTCCAAGTTAATCGCACGGCGATCATTGATGAACCGCCAACCCACCACATGCGGCTCTTCCCCGTGGCAACAGGTGGCCAAACCCTTGGGATGACGCGGCGTGGAACCCGTTTGCCCCACCTGGTTCAGGTGACTCATAAAGGAGATCACTTCCTGTCCTTCTCCCGCCTGATCCACCAAAGACTTGCTGCTACCCAAGGAGGCCTTCTGGACCGTTAAGAAATCGCGAAGGATATTCTCCGCCTCTTTGATGTGTATCTGTCCGTCGGACTGCTTCTTGGTCCAGCCCGCACCGGCTACAAGCAAGACATCGGCATCCGGACGGATTGTTTGCGCATCTGCGGAAGGCGCCTGAACCCCCTGAACTTCAGTGCGCAAGTTTGGAACGGAGACACTCACTACCTCAAGGGTGGCCTTTCCGTTTCCCTGCCACGGGGCATTTACTCCGGAATCCAACAACAAAATCCACGGGCGCTGCGAACGGGTAAGCGTGGCCACCATGCGCTGCCGGTAGTACCAACGCTGAATTTGCGGAGACTCTTCCTTAAGCTCCAACCGACTCACATGAGTGTCGATGCGCCCTTTCAAGCGCGCCGCCACACCGGGAAGAGAACGACTGAAACGAGTGGTAGCACCGGCCACAATGATCGTGGCCGCGGATTGTACGGCCAAGGCCTCAGCCGCAGCAGCGTCTGTGGAATAGCGCGATACACCGAACTCCTTACCGCTCACAGCCATGATTTTCCCAGCGCCACAATTCCCAATGGAATTTGCGGCAGACTGAACATTCTCCCCAATCAATCCAACATCCAGAGCAGCGCCCAGACTCTTAGCCAGATCCACGGCAGCAGTCAGTGCCTCCAGCGCAACCTTGGGCAGGCTTCCATCGTTCTGTGTATGTGATAAAAATAGAATTTTTTCCACGATTCACCTTATGGTTGGAACGAAGATCACCACGCCTCCCTAACAGCCGGCTCGTGATGACGCTTCGCGTCAGATTGCTTTGCTAAGCTCGCAACGACAAGTCTGTGAATTCTAACCTTTGAGCCACGCGACAATCTCCTCTGCAATTTCTTCAACTGGAATATCCCTAACGATCTTGGTCTGGCGCTGCTGCACCGGCACTTCCACCTTCTCAAAGCTCACACCTTCAGCTCCCACCTTCGCCGGCTGTGCCTTCTGCAAGGCCGGCATAATGGTGCGCATATTGGCCATGCCCACCTGCGGGTTATTGGGCGGCTCCGGCAAACTCCCGGTCGCCCAAGCCAATACGGCAGGGGCACCTTTACAGGAGGAGATCTGGTACTGCCCGCCCTCGATGCGTTCCAAAATCTTGAGCGAACCGTCCGCCTGCACCGTCAATTCGTCCACACCGAGAAACTGGTCTGTAATGCCCAGGTGCTCGCCGATCATCTGCATGGTCGCTCCGGCATCACGCGAGGCCGACGAACAACCGCCGAACAAAAGCAGTTTGGATTTGTCCAGACCGTCGATCTTCTCGATCGCGCCGGCTAGAGCCCCCGCAACTTCAGCAGAATCGGTGAAGCCGCCCGCCGGGCCATCCAGGACCACGAGCTCAAAACCGACCTTCTGTGCAATGGTCATCATGAGCTGCTGCAGCTTGGCTTTAGGACCCAGGCTCACCAACCATACCTTGGAACCCTCGGTATTCTTGGCCAGATTTGCAGCCTCGTAGAGTGAATGACCTGCCCACGGATCCAAGACCGCAGGCAAAACCATTTCGTTCTTCAGAGCAGGACCCGCCGGCCCCTGCACCGGCTCCAAAGTCTGCAAAGGATCGGGCACCAAGGATCCGCACACGACGATATGAAATCCAGAACTCATGTCTCCTCCTTAAAAGACCGCCACGCCTCCCTAACAGTCGGCTCGCGGTGACGCTCCGCGTCAATTCTCCGCTGAATGAAGACCCCCGGCGCCCGCAACGAATTCCACATTGCCTCGCTCGGAACCTTCTTCACGCGCTTGAGAACAATTCCACAAACACACACCACAATGCACGCACTTCTCCCGATCAAACTGGGGGACCCCGCCGTTCTCGCCTGGAGTGATCGCCTGGCCGGAACACGCCTCTATACAAACCTTTGCCTGGCACTGTTCGCAAAGCTCAGGCCGGACAAAAACCACGTGATCCGCATAACCCGCAGGTGCCTGAACCTTACCGCCCAAAAGCAAGGCATCCTGTTGCGAGATCAAAAGCTTGCCGTCGTATTCGATCTTGGGCCAACCACAACGCTCCAAAAGCAAGTTATTGAGTCCCACACCT contains the following coding sequences:
- a CDS encoding 4Fe-4S dicluster domain-containing protein produces the protein MTTPKSMKYESERDHDFSEWITGVVGSERIRNCIQCGICSSTCPVSHYMDYTPRRLINMARQGFKDEVLRSKTIWLCTSCYSCTTECPKLIKVTDVMYALKRKAIQERVYPRRFAIPILGKEFYKMVRAKGRITESRLMMIFMLKTNLLRIFTMSKMGLRLIRTGRMDYKPESVKRIKELQAVMDASSDRKGVSTS
- a CDS encoding electron transfer flavoprotein subunit beta; the protein is MSSGFHIVVCGSLVPDPLQTLEPVQGPAGPALKNEMVLPAVLDPWAGHSLYEAANLAKNTEGSKVWLVSLGPKAKLQQLMMTIAQKVGFELVVLDGPAGGFTDSAEVAGALAGAIEKIDGLDKSKLLLFGGCSSASRDAGATMQMIGEHLGITDQFLGVDELTVQADGSLKILERIEGGQYQISSCKGAPAVLAWATGSLPEPPNNPQVGMANMRTIMPALQKAQPAKVGAEGVSFEKVEVPVQQRQTKIVRDIPVEEIAEEIVAWLKG
- a CDS encoding CoB--CoM heterodisulfide reductase iron-sulfur subunit A family protein, giving the protein MSNRLTEPPTGADEPRIGVFVCHCGTNIASKVDVHDVCEYAGTLPGVAFSTEYKYMCSDPGQEFIAAAIKEHKLNRIVVSACSPLLHEDTFRNAVAKGGLNPYYFHMVNIREHGAWVHEDKASATAKSKDLVRAAVYRIVFHEALERKRVSVDPKVLVVGGGIAGIHAALTLAEAGKKVYLVEREPTIGGHMAQFDKTFPTLDCSACILTPKMSKVKSHPNITLWTYSEVAEVDGFVGNFKVKVKRKPRYIVEDACVGCMDCIDVCVFKEAKFEDEFNLGLSKRKPVYIPFPQATPQIVTIDPDTCIEVKTGKCKKTCVEICGDRNAIDFSQKEKIEEIEVGNIILATGFKTYDPARSPEYGYGRLENVYTGLEIERLINSSGPTGGHVVCRDGNKPKTVGIIHCVGSRDEKSNKWCSRVCCMYSLKLAHLIKEHTGAEVYNFYIDIRTPGKGYEEFYDRLQGEGVHFIRGRVSEIADWIVSPEEEGKLIIRVEDTLSGFVRRIPVDMAVLAVGLEPRPDAQEVRKMFNISCATEGWFLERHPKLAPVDTFTDGIFIAGGCQGPKDIPDTVAQAGSAAAQVMALIDKGYVELEPNTAYIDEKECSGCKSCIPLCPYTAISFDAGSLKAVINEALCKGCGTCVASCPSGSISQNLFEDAEIYSEIEGVLADV
- a CDS encoding hydrogenase iron-sulfur subunit, with product MSDQWEPKIVAFFCNWCTYTAADLAGVSRMKYAANVRIIRVMCSGRIDPQFVMEAFAKGADGVLIGGCHPGDCHYIEGNYKALRRVRLLNRLLKSMGIEQERFRLEWISASEGEKVQRVVNEMVDQIKKLGPLGLPQQFKEWDSEVLEEEEEVKADVS
- a CDS encoding oxidoreductase, translating into MSANPEKPKVAFYWCASCGGCEESVVDLAEDILMVLDKVDIVFWPVAMDFKKADVVAMPDKSILATLVNGAIRTSEQEEMVQLLRRKSQVLIAYGACSHLGGIPALTNEFSREEVLQYVYHDAPSVVNKEGTRPQPVTEDEGRNPTLPEFRNVVRSLDQVVDVDYYLPGCAPTPKLLKEALLVLLSGELPPKGTVLAPDIALCDECPRKDSKPTDVSFTEFKRPHLHRIDPELCLLAQGFICMGPATRGGCEALCINGNMPCTGCFGPTSRVKDQGAKMLSSVSSNMAAKEENEIDRVLDGIPDPVGTFYRYGLSKCLLRRKVTAGE
- a CDS encoding CoB--CoM heterodisulfide reductase iron-sulfur subunit B family protein, which translates into the protein MKYSYYPGCSLKGTGKAYEESVLAIFETMGVEANEIDDWNCCGATAYMGVDESMAFGLAGRNLALAEREGATDVVVPCNACYLSLNKANKYIEEYPQVKEKTDKALAAGGLKYGGSLKVRHPLDVFVNDIGLSRIKDAVKTPLKDLKVAPYYGCQIVRPYAAFDSQRNPTSMDQLLDVLGADVVDYPLKTRCCSGSQTGSLPEVGLRLVYILLKEAKRRGADVIVTICPLCQFNLESYQDEVSKRYKEDLAIPILYFTQVMGLALGLSAQKVGLTRNLVHVFPTLDKREVGHV
- a CDS encoding electron transfer flavoprotein subunit alpha, encoding MEKILFLSHTQNDGSLPKVALEALTAAVDLAKSLGAALDVGLIGENVQSAANSIGNCGAGKIMAVSGKEFGVSRYSTDAAAAEALAVQSAATIIVAGATTRFSRSLPGVAARLKGRIDTHVSRLELKEESPQIQRWYYRQRMVATLTRSQRPWILLLDSGVNAPWQGNGKATLEVVSVSVPNLRTEVQGVQAPSADAQTIRPDADVLLVAGAGWTKKQSDGQIHIKEAENILRDFLTVQKASLGSSKSLVDQAGEGQEVISFMSHLNQVGQTGSTPRHPKGLATCCHGEEPHVVGWRFINDRRAINLDPNCGWAHGKADVLYVADAFAVMTKVNELLTKNTPVAA